In Raphanus sativus cultivar WK10039 chromosome 5, ASM80110v3, whole genome shotgun sequence, the following proteins share a genomic window:
- the LOC108833373 gene encoding uncharacterized protein LOC108833373: MGCCVSSLTTDQKDDPISGKNTAPPPSVNEEETVVKEVLSETTLVTDDTTSNKIPEDKEKKPGAVKLDPGPGLTENGLVEPEKGSKVSEICSLSESLLCIVNECNEEEAKQRKLHGVRQRSPAKSRNRVMVHNYPTRRTDMSPRKRNTEGGEGEEAGSVRLVTSGTGQRDPNERSGRRRSRSPAMKRSVVMGPTRDHYSISTDNGGANLSPGRVRPDPNKNGSDHQRWPSCGAAGRNDVSTSTESFENPLVMLECFIFV; encoded by the coding sequence ATGGGTTGTTGCGTCAGCTCCCTCACCACCGACCAGAAAGATGATCCCATCTCCGGAAAGAACACAGCACCGCCTCCATCCGTCAATGAGGAAGAGACAGTAGTCAAAGAAGTCTTGTCCGAAACCACATTGGTAACTGACGACACGACGTCGAACAAGATTCCGGAAGACAAGGAGAAGAAACCCGGAGCCGTCAAGTTAGATCCGGGCCCTGGTTTAACCGAGAACGGTTTGGTTGAACCGGAGAAAGGATCGAAAGTTTCGGAAATTTGCAGTTTGAGCGAGAGTCTGCTTTGTATAGTGAACGAGTGCAATGAGGAAGAAGCGAAACAGAGGAAGCTGCATGGCGTGAGACAGAGATCTCCGGCGAAATCTAGGAACCGGGTCATGGTTCATAACTACCCGACCCGGAGAACCGATATGTCGCCACGTAAGAGAAACAcagaaggaggagaaggagaagaagctggcTCGGTGAGGCTGGTGACTTCGGGTACGGGTCAGAGAGACCCGAATGAAAGATCCGGGAGGAGGAGGTCCAGGTCGCCGGCGATGAAAAGGTCAGTCGTGATGGGTCCCACTCGGGATCATTATAGTATTAGTACGGACAATGGTGGAGCAAATCTGTCTCCGGGTCGGGTGAGACCTGATCCGAATAAGAATGGGTCGGATCATCAGCGGTGGCCGAGTTGCGGTGCGGCTGGAAGGAATGACGTATCTACATCTACCGAGTCGTTCGAGAACCCTCTTGTTATGTTAGAGTGTTTCATCTTTGTTTGa